One region of Tachysurus vachellii isolate PV-2020 chromosome 11, HZAU_Pvac_v1, whole genome shotgun sequence genomic DNA includes:
- the LOC132854195 gene encoding interleukin-17 receptor B isoform X2, which translates to MWLFADSDVCSMELLVTIRSVFCLCLLHLAATDSINLNIAVTCNKTNDLKPDQWWPPPKSNPSPLRDLKLQLISLNGAPASLALNITWSINIDSSIHSINSTWIEVNTLGYRCIYQPPFTSKQIHTGDLQQIWFNFTATDVNIEPSSSYHVAAYNLPPAPPQERHKYSKQAEVQVPGCDNERMRDHSTCLQNKQDLSTQNNEHWEITTTWMKDGIQVIFDSHLNSEKYEIRLRRGLYILNFTEVKVKGDIETLTRHVTYSGPCENLEIWITPFFEYCGVTCKSVSRKVDCQVPPTDAATEEPKKNETSILLISIGCAVAITLLFICQLRWWKRSGYSRGLLDSGGSVGVLVVYPAVDSVFQNAVMAIADFLQSHKELNVIIDVWQRGSLAEQGPLRWLNSQVDCAEKVLIVLPPQHTEFSTDTAALKPNMGSVVTDYTVPASACELFSLALTLVASCAHDPQQHHKFLVVHLNHGGLRSTMPVELRGCKTLTLPRDLEKLHQISSRKEGTISSCRFESYGCKDRARKVRDTVQMLDESKLLSEDTESKSRS; encoded by the exons ATGTGGCTCTTTGCAGATTCAGATGTTTGTTCAATGGAGCTGTTAGTCACCATCAGAAGTGTATTTTGCCTCTGCCTGCTTCATCTGGCAGCTACTGACAGCATTAATCTCAATATA GCTGTGACatgtaacaaaacaaatg ATTTGAAACCTGACCAATGGTGGCCACCACCCAAATCCAATCCTTCTCCACTACGTGATCTCAAACTTCAACTTATATCTCTGAATGGAGCTCCAGCATCTCTTGCTCTCAACATAACATGGTCTATAAACATTGATA GTAGCATTCACAGTATCAATAGCACATGGATTGAAGTTAACACACTGGGGTACAGATGTATATATCAACCTCCATTTACTTCAAAACAGATCCACACTGGTGATTTACAGCAG ATTTGGTTCAACTTCACAGCTACAGATGTCAATATTGAACCCAGCAGCTCTTACCATGTAGCTGCCTATAATCTTCCCCCTGCACCACCTCAAGAGCGACACAAATACTCAAAGCAGGCAGAAGTACAAGTGCCTg GATGTGATAATGAAAGGATGAGGGATCATTCAACatgtttacagaacaaacaggaCCTTTCTACCCAAAACAATG AGCACTGGGAAATTACTACAACCTGGATGAAGGATGGAATACAAGTGATCTTCGATTCTCACTTGAACTCGGAGAAGTACGAGATCAGACTGCGAAGAGGACTGTATATACTAAACTTTACTGAGGTGAAAGTG AAAGGAGACATCGAGACGCTTACAAGACACGTGACGTATTCAGGGCCATGTGAAAATCTTGAAATATGG ATAACACCGTTTTTTGAGTATTGTGGAGTCACGTGCAAATCAGTTTCTCGCAAAGTAGACTGTCAAG TTCCACCTACAGATGCAGCAACAGAAG AGCCTAAGAAAAACGAAACTTCCATCCTGCTGATCAGCATTGGGTGTGCAGTAGCTATTACTTTGTTGTTTATCT GCCAACTGAGATGGTGGAAGAGATCTGGCTATTCCAGGGGTTTACTCGACTCTGGGGGATCAGTGGGAGTGCTGGTGGTGTATCCTGCAGTGGATAGTGTGTTCCAGAATGCTGTGATGGCAATAGCTGACTTCCTGCAAAGTCATAAAGAGCTGAATGTCATCATTGATGTGTGGCAGAGAGGCAGTCTGGCAGAACAGGGCCCATTGCGCTGGCTGAACTCACAAGTGGATTGTGCTGAGAAAGTTCTCATCGTCTTGCCACCTCAACACACCGAGTTCAGCACGGACACAG CCGCCTTAAAACCCAACATGGGAAGCGTCGTAACTGATTACACGGTCCCAGCGTCTGCATGTGAACTTTTTTCACTGGCACTAACCCTGGTTGCCAGTTGTGCCCATGATCCCCAGCAGCACCATAAGTTCTTGGTGGTGCACCTGAACCACGGTGGGCTCAGAAGTACAATGCCAGTGGAGCTCAGAGGATGCAAGACCCTTACTCTGCCCAGGGATCTGGAGAAACTTCATCAAATTTCCTCTAGGAAAGAAGGAACAATCTCAAGC
- the LOC132854195 gene encoding interleukin-17 receptor B isoform X1 gives MWLFADSDVCSMELLVTIRSVFCLCLLHLAATDSINLNILNLNHRAGVCLSGIVFIGCSFHDKYLKPDQWWPPPKSNPSPLRDLKLQLISLNGAPASLALNITWSINIDSSIHSINSTWIEVNTLGYRCIYQPPFTSKQIHTGDLQQIWFNFTATDVNIEPSSSYHVAAYNLPPAPPQERHKYSKQAEVQVPGCDNERMRDHSTCLQNKQDLSTQNNEHWEITTTWMKDGIQVIFDSHLNSEKYEIRLRRGLYILNFTEVKVKGDIETLTRHVTYSGPCENLEIWITPFFEYCGVTCKSVSRKVDCQVPPTDAATEEPKKNETSILLISIGCAVAITLLFICQLRWWKRSGYSRGLLDSGGSVGVLVVYPAVDSVFQNAVMAIADFLQSHKELNVIIDVWQRGSLAEQGPLRWLNSQVDCAEKVLIVLPPQHTEFSTDTAALKPNMGSVVTDYTVPASACELFSLALTLVASCAHDPQQHHKFLVVHLNHGGLRSTMPVELRGCKTLTLPRDLEKLHQISSRKEGTISSCRFESYGCKDRARKVRDTVQMLDESKLLSEDTESKSRS, from the exons ATGTGGCTCTTTGCAGATTCAGATGTTTGTTCAATGGAGCTGTTAGTCACCATCAGAAGTGTATTTTGCCTCTGCCTGCTTCATCTGGCAGCTACTGACAGCATTAATCTCAATATA CTGAATTTAAACCACAGAGcaggagtgtgtctgtctggcaTAGTGTTCATTGGCTGCTCCTTCCATGATAAAT ATTTGAAACCTGACCAATGGTGGCCACCACCCAAATCCAATCCTTCTCCACTACGTGATCTCAAACTTCAACTTATATCTCTGAATGGAGCTCCAGCATCTCTTGCTCTCAACATAACATGGTCTATAAACATTGATA GTAGCATTCACAGTATCAATAGCACATGGATTGAAGTTAACACACTGGGGTACAGATGTATATATCAACCTCCATTTACTTCAAAACAGATCCACACTGGTGATTTACAGCAG ATTTGGTTCAACTTCACAGCTACAGATGTCAATATTGAACCCAGCAGCTCTTACCATGTAGCTGCCTATAATCTTCCCCCTGCACCACCTCAAGAGCGACACAAATACTCAAAGCAGGCAGAAGTACAAGTGCCTg GATGTGATAATGAAAGGATGAGGGATCATTCAACatgtttacagaacaaacaggaCCTTTCTACCCAAAACAATG AGCACTGGGAAATTACTACAACCTGGATGAAGGATGGAATACAAGTGATCTTCGATTCTCACTTGAACTCGGAGAAGTACGAGATCAGACTGCGAAGAGGACTGTATATACTAAACTTTACTGAGGTGAAAGTG AAAGGAGACATCGAGACGCTTACAAGACACGTGACGTATTCAGGGCCATGTGAAAATCTTGAAATATGG ATAACACCGTTTTTTGAGTATTGTGGAGTCACGTGCAAATCAGTTTCTCGCAAAGTAGACTGTCAAG TTCCACCTACAGATGCAGCAACAGAAG AGCCTAAGAAAAACGAAACTTCCATCCTGCTGATCAGCATTGGGTGTGCAGTAGCTATTACTTTGTTGTTTATCT GCCAACTGAGATGGTGGAAGAGATCTGGCTATTCCAGGGGTTTACTCGACTCTGGGGGATCAGTGGGAGTGCTGGTGGTGTATCCTGCAGTGGATAGTGTGTTCCAGAATGCTGTGATGGCAATAGCTGACTTCCTGCAAAGTCATAAAGAGCTGAATGTCATCATTGATGTGTGGCAGAGAGGCAGTCTGGCAGAACAGGGCCCATTGCGCTGGCTGAACTCACAAGTGGATTGTGCTGAGAAAGTTCTCATCGTCTTGCCACCTCAACACACCGAGTTCAGCACGGACACAG CCGCCTTAAAACCCAACATGGGAAGCGTCGTAACTGATTACACGGTCCCAGCGTCTGCATGTGAACTTTTTTCACTGGCACTAACCCTGGTTGCCAGTTGTGCCCATGATCCCCAGCAGCACCATAAGTTCTTGGTGGTGCACCTGAACCACGGTGGGCTCAGAAGTACAATGCCAGTGGAGCTCAGAGGATGCAAGACCCTTACTCTGCCCAGGGATCTGGAGAAACTTCATCAAATTTCCTCTAGGAAAGAAGGAACAATCTCAAGC
- the LOC132854195 gene encoding interleukin-17 receptor B isoform X3: protein MLNLNHRAGVCLSGIVFIGCSFHDKYLKPDQWWPPPKSNPSPLRDLKLQLISLNGAPASLALNITWSINIDSSIHSINSTWIEVNTLGYRCIYQPPFTSKQIHTGDLQQIWFNFTATDVNIEPSSSYHVAAYNLPPAPPQERHKYSKQAEVQVPGCDNERMRDHSTCLQNKQDLSTQNNEHWEITTTWMKDGIQVIFDSHLNSEKYEIRLRRGLYILNFTEVKVKGDIETLTRHVTYSGPCENLEIWITPFFEYCGVTCKSVSRKVDCQVPPTDAATEEPKKNETSILLISIGCAVAITLLFICQLRWWKRSGYSRGLLDSGGSVGVLVVYPAVDSVFQNAVMAIADFLQSHKELNVIIDVWQRGSLAEQGPLRWLNSQVDCAEKVLIVLPPQHTEFSTDTAALKPNMGSVVTDYTVPASACELFSLALTLVASCAHDPQQHHKFLVVHLNHGGLRSTMPVELRGCKTLTLPRDLEKLHQISSRKEGTISSCRFESYGCKDRARKVRDTVQMLDESKLLSEDTESKSRS from the exons atg CTGAATTTAAACCACAGAGcaggagtgtgtctgtctggcaTAGTGTTCATTGGCTGCTCCTTCCATGATAAAT ATTTGAAACCTGACCAATGGTGGCCACCACCCAAATCCAATCCTTCTCCACTACGTGATCTCAAACTTCAACTTATATCTCTGAATGGAGCTCCAGCATCTCTTGCTCTCAACATAACATGGTCTATAAACATTGATA GTAGCATTCACAGTATCAATAGCACATGGATTGAAGTTAACACACTGGGGTACAGATGTATATATCAACCTCCATTTACTTCAAAACAGATCCACACTGGTGATTTACAGCAG ATTTGGTTCAACTTCACAGCTACAGATGTCAATATTGAACCCAGCAGCTCTTACCATGTAGCTGCCTATAATCTTCCCCCTGCACCACCTCAAGAGCGACACAAATACTCAAAGCAGGCAGAAGTACAAGTGCCTg GATGTGATAATGAAAGGATGAGGGATCATTCAACatgtttacagaacaaacaggaCCTTTCTACCCAAAACAATG AGCACTGGGAAATTACTACAACCTGGATGAAGGATGGAATACAAGTGATCTTCGATTCTCACTTGAACTCGGAGAAGTACGAGATCAGACTGCGAAGAGGACTGTATATACTAAACTTTACTGAGGTGAAAGTG AAAGGAGACATCGAGACGCTTACAAGACACGTGACGTATTCAGGGCCATGTGAAAATCTTGAAATATGG ATAACACCGTTTTTTGAGTATTGTGGAGTCACGTGCAAATCAGTTTCTCGCAAAGTAGACTGTCAAG TTCCACCTACAGATGCAGCAACAGAAG AGCCTAAGAAAAACGAAACTTCCATCCTGCTGATCAGCATTGGGTGTGCAGTAGCTATTACTTTGTTGTTTATCT GCCAACTGAGATGGTGGAAGAGATCTGGCTATTCCAGGGGTTTACTCGACTCTGGGGGATCAGTGGGAGTGCTGGTGGTGTATCCTGCAGTGGATAGTGTGTTCCAGAATGCTGTGATGGCAATAGCTGACTTCCTGCAAAGTCATAAAGAGCTGAATGTCATCATTGATGTGTGGCAGAGAGGCAGTCTGGCAGAACAGGGCCCATTGCGCTGGCTGAACTCACAAGTGGATTGTGCTGAGAAAGTTCTCATCGTCTTGCCACCTCAACACACCGAGTTCAGCACGGACACAG CCGCCTTAAAACCCAACATGGGAAGCGTCGTAACTGATTACACGGTCCCAGCGTCTGCATGTGAACTTTTTTCACTGGCACTAACCCTGGTTGCCAGTTGTGCCCATGATCCCCAGCAGCACCATAAGTTCTTGGTGGTGCACCTGAACCACGGTGGGCTCAGAAGTACAATGCCAGTGGAGCTCAGAGGATGCAAGACCCTTACTCTGCCCAGGGATCTGGAGAAACTTCATCAAATTTCCTCTAGGAAAGAAGGAACAATCTCAAGC